A stretch of Solea senegalensis isolate Sse05_10M linkage group LG10, IFAPA_SoseM_1, whole genome shotgun sequence DNA encodes these proteins:
- the LOC122776007 gene encoding piggyBac transposable element-derived protein 4-like, with amino-acid sequence MSDEEGQTCYTIEVVLGDDTESNVSVSDSSSEDEDLLYPDDTEDTRDLDYVPPPSSSDDEDEDCESPLTSFPRPPPTRRKTKARRHRCSPPVDLQTSQSTQTEPSASSATSQWKKARCSTLVDVQPSQSPQPGPSAPTPTSQQEKARCSTPEDVHPSLSPQSGSSTATPTSQRKRARSPGSSTPSRKSSRKRRLTFAENGDGDGDKWQDREEEDIKPTPLRFMPAQKPGPTFDTSTAWSPLSLFQLFFSASVVKTIIENTNANAAKRKEAGLKFKWEELTVKDFYTFLAIIVYTGLVSVHHRADYWRQQWPYNFSFPKEKMSRDRFEAILWSLHLSDPKEDVENEKKRNTANYDRLFKIKPLYNEMVSACKANFQPYQNLSIDERMVASKARISMKQYVKNKPTKWGYKLFVLADSSIGYTWNFNVYTDKTESPMVHSLSYTAVMNLMVFPLLGSGYTLYTDHSYTSPTLFTDLSKKNIGCCGTIKKHHNGFPQTETNDLPKKAERGDIRWMRNGKLLFVKWMDTREVSMCSTVHRSYSGQTVKRRVKEAGVWKFKSIPVPDCVLDYNKHMGGVDLSDALIGFYSVRRKTMKWYKSFFFHFMDIAVVNSFLLHTELFKFRKDSTLKKPLSQKIFREHLVKNMMEFAGASVETPPRPRTTCMPLFYDNGEGRARKHCKKCQNDGISRVKTAVYCRKCNVPLCLSSKKNCFQLWHDGKKDRL; translated from the exons ATGTCAGACGAAGAAGGACAGACGTGTTACACGATCGAGGTAGTGCTGGGAGACGATACCGAGAGCAACGTTAGTGTCTCTGACTCGTCGTCAGAGGATGAAGATCTTTTGTATCCTGACGACACGGAAGACACTCGTGATTTAGATTACGTTCCCCCGCCATCGTCAAG tgatgatgaggatgaggattgTGAGTCGCCCCTAACCAGTTTTCCAAGACCACCTCCAACAAGGCGGAAAACAAAAGCACGTCGTCATCGCTGCTCGCCGCCAGTAGATTTACAAACGTCACAGTCAACTCAAACAGAGCCATCAGCGTCTTCCGCCACCTCTCAGTGGAAGAAAGCGCGCTGCTCCACCCTGGTAGATGTACAACCCTCACAGTCACCTCAACCAGGCCCATCAGCACCTACTCCCACCTCTCAGCAGGAGAAAGCACGCTGCTCCACCCCAGAAGATGTACATCCCTCACTATCACCTCAATCAGGCTCATCAACAGCTACCCCCACCTCTCAGCGGAAGAGAGCACGCTCTCCGGGAAGTTCTACTCCATCTAGGAAATCGTCTAGAAAAAGGAGGTTGACATTTGCAGAGAATGGGGACGGGGACGGGGACAAGTGgcaagacagagaggaggaggacatcaAACCCACTCCTCTCAGATTTATGCCGGCCCAGAAACCTGGCCCCACATTTGACACCAGCACAGCATGGTCTCCACTCAGCCTCTTCCAGCTTTTCTTCTCTGCTTCTGTGGTCAAAACAatcattgaaaacacaaatgcCAACGCTGCCAAAAGGAAGGAAGCTGGGTTGAAGTTCAAGTGGGAAGAGCTCACGGTGAAggacttttacacatttttagcCATCATTGTTTACACTGGCCTTGTGTCAGTCCACCACAGGGCAGATTACTGGAGGCAGCAATGGCCATACAACTTCTCCTTCCCCAAGGAAAAGATGTCCCGGGACCGCTTTGAGGCCATTTTGTGGTCACTTCATCTGAGTGACCCAAAGGAagatgtagaaaatgaaaagaaaaggaacacCGCCAACTACGAcagacttttcaaaataaagcccTTGTACAACGAGATGGTGAGTGCCTGCAAAGCCAATTTCCAGCCCTATCAGAATCTGTCCATTGATGAGCGGATGGTTGCCAGCAAAGCGCGCATCAGCATGAAGCAGTATGTCAAGAACAAGCCCACAAAATGGGGTTACAAACTTTTTGTGCTGGCTGATTCATCTATAGGCTACACGTGGAATTTTAACGTGTACACAGACAAAACTGAGTCCCCCATGGTCCACAGTCTGAGTTACACAGCTGTGATGAACCTTATGGTTTTTCCTCTCCTCGGTAGTGGCTACACATTGTACACTGACCACTCTTACACAAGCCCCACTCTCTTCACAGATTTGTCCAAAAAGAACATTGGCTGTTGTGGGACTATCAAGAAACATCACAATGGCTTCCCACAGACCGAGACCAACGACCTGCCCAAAAAGGCAGAAAGGGGGGACATTCGTTGGATGAGGAATGGCAAACTCCTCTTCGTGAAGTGGATGGACACGAGAGAGGTTTCCATGTGCTCCACAGTGCATCGGTCCTACAGTGGGCAGACGGTGAAGAGAAGAGTGAAGGAGGCCGGCGTGTGGAAATTCAAATCCATACCTGTTCCGGACTGCGTCTTGGACTACAATAAGCACATGGGTGGTGTGGATTTGTCTGATGCGCTGATTGGATTTTACTCTGTCCGCCGAAAGACAATGAAGTGGtacaagagtttttttttccactttatggACATTGCCGTTGTCAACAGTTTCCTCTTACACACGGAGCTGTTCAAGTTCAGGAAGGACTCCACCCTGAAAAAGCCCCTCAGTCAGAAGATCTTCAGGGAGCATTTGGTGAAGAACATGATGGAGTTTGCTGGGGCATCCGTAGAGACGCCACCACGGCCCCGCACCACTTGCATGCCCTTATTCTATGACAACGGGGAGGGAAGGGCCAGGAAGCACTGCAAGAAGTGTCAAAATGATGGGATATCCAGGGTGAAGACAGCAGTGTATTGTAGGAAATGTAATgttcctctctgcctctcttcaAAGAAGAACTGCTTCCAGCTGTGGCATGATGGAAAGAAAGATCGTTTGTAA